The Chloroflexia bacterium SDU3-3 genome includes a region encoding these proteins:
- a CDS encoding class I SAM-dependent methyltransferase — translation MAQNIYDDPTFFAGYSQLERSVHGLAGAPEWPTIQAMLPDVRGMAVADLGCGFGWFCRWARAQGAASVLGVDLSHNMLARAQAETNDPAITYQQADLEALELPEASFDLVYSSLAMHYIVDVARLFGSIQRALVPGGRFVFTTEHPIYMAPRNPNWVRDAQGSAAWPLNQYGAEGPRVTNWLAEGVVKQHRTLATTINRLIESGLAIAHVEEWMPTREIIAAAGAPPEECERPLFLLVATQKR, via the coding sequence ATGGCCCAGAACATCTACGATGACCCGACCTTCTTCGCAGGGTACAGCCAGCTTGAGCGCTCGGTGCATGGCCTGGCCGGGGCGCCCGAGTGGCCGACCATCCAGGCCATGCTGCCCGATGTGCGCGGCATGGCCGTGGCCGACCTAGGCTGCGGCTTTGGGTGGTTCTGCCGCTGGGCCAGGGCGCAGGGCGCGGCCAGCGTGCTGGGCGTCGACCTCTCGCACAACATGCTGGCGCGGGCGCAGGCCGAGACCAACGACCCCGCCATCACCTACCAGCAGGCCGACCTGGAGGCGCTGGAGCTGCCCGAGGCCTCGTTCGATCTGGTCTACAGCTCGCTGGCCATGCACTACATCGTGGATGTGGCGCGGCTGTTCGGCAGCATCCAGCGCGCCCTGGTGCCGGGCGGGCGCTTTGTGTTCACCACCGAGCACCCGATCTACATGGCCCCGCGCAACCCCAACTGGGTGAGGGATGCGCAGGGCAGCGCAGCGTGGCCGCTCAACCAGTACGGCGCGGAGGGCCCGCGCGTCACCAACTGGCTGGCCGAGGGCGTGGTCAAGCAGCACCGCACGCTGGCCACCACGATCAACCGCCTGATCGAGAGCGGCCTCGCCATCGCCCATGTCGAGGAGTGGATGCCGACCAGGGAGATCATCGCCGCCGCCGGAGCGCCGCCCGAGGAGTGCGAACGGCCCCTGTTCCTGCTGGTGGCGACCCAGAAGCGCTAG
- a CDS encoding discoidin domain-containing protein, producing MAGQLLALAPSAAAQSTNLALNRPVTVSSSENAGAFPASAAVDGNTGTRWSSAFSDPQWLQIDLGSTQNIGRVVLRWEAAYASAYQVQVSNDAASWSTIASVSGGDGGVDDLAITGIGRYVRVYTTSRATAYGASLWEVEIYGAATPTATPTATPPPTATPAPTCGSANLAQGHAAQASSSEAGTYPASAAFDGSATTRWSSTFSDPQWLQVDLGSAQPICRVRLSWEAAYGKAYQIQTSNDAATWTTIASVSGGDGGVDDLAITGTGRYVRMYGTQRTTIDGAQYGYSLWEFEVYGSSSTNPTPMPTSTVPPTATATPTGVPPTATPAPTTVPGPVDFGPNVTVFDPSMSSADIQAKLNAVFAVQESNQFGSERNALLFKPGSYSVDANIGFNTQIAGLGFSPDDVTINGYVRAEADWFGDNGTQNFWRFAENMAVNPPDGNNRWAVSQAAPFRRMHVRGQLQLDPRNHGWSSGGFIADSKIEGQVFSGSQQQYFTRSSQIGSWSNGVWNMVFVGVSGAPAQSFPEPPYTVIGQVPVIREKPFLYINAAGSYQVFVPALRTNTSGNTWDGKTPAGSSLPISQFYIVKPGATAADINAALAQGKDLLVTPGVYHLNQSINVTRANTVVLGLGLATFIPDGGVVAMRVADVDGVKIAGILFDAGTTNSPILLEVGPSGSTASHAANPTSLHDVFARIGGAVAGKATVSVVVNSSDVIIDHTWLWRGDHGSGIGWNTNTADNGLVVNGSNVTAYGLFVEHYQKYNVVWNGNGGRTYFFQNELPYDPPNQASWMNGSTRGYAAYKVADSVTTHEAWGLGSYCYFNVDPSIVAERGFEVPNTPGVRFHDLLTVSLGGNGTIAHVINSTGDAAQGTATVPVKIVSYP from the coding sequence ATGGCCGGGCAGCTGCTGGCCCTCGCGCCCAGCGCGGCGGCGCAGAGCACCAACCTCGCGCTGAACCGGCCCGTCACCGTCTCATCGAGCGAGAACGCGGGCGCGTTTCCGGCCTCGGCGGCGGTGGATGGCAACACCGGCACCCGCTGGTCGAGCGCATTCAGCGACCCGCAGTGGCTGCAGATCGACCTGGGCAGCACCCAGAACATCGGGCGCGTGGTGCTGCGCTGGGAGGCCGCCTACGCCAGCGCCTACCAAGTGCAGGTCTCGAACGACGCGGCCTCGTGGTCGACGATCGCCAGCGTGAGCGGCGGCGACGGCGGCGTGGACGACCTGGCGATCACCGGCATAGGCCGCTACGTGCGGGTCTACACCACATCCCGCGCCACGGCCTACGGCGCATCGCTGTGGGAGGTGGAGATCTACGGCGCGGCGACGCCCACCGCCACGCCCACCGCCACGCCGCCGCCCACCGCCACGCCCGCGCCCACATGCGGCAGCGCCAACCTGGCCCAGGGCCATGCCGCACAGGCCTCCTCTAGCGAGGCGGGCACCTACCCAGCCTCGGCGGCCTTCGACGGCAGCGCTACCACACGCTGGTCGAGCACGTTTAGCGACCCGCAGTGGCTGCAGGTCGACCTGGGCAGCGCCCAGCCGATCTGCCGTGTGCGCCTGAGCTGGGAGGCCGCCTACGGCAAGGCCTACCAGATCCAGACCTCGAACGACGCCGCGACATGGACCACCATCGCCAGCGTGAGCGGCGGCGACGGCGGCGTGGACGACCTGGCCATCACCGGCACAGGCCGCTATGTGCGCATGTACGGCACCCAGCGCACCACCATCGATGGCGCGCAGTACGGCTACTCGCTCTGGGAGTTTGAGGTCTACGGAAGCAGCTCGACGAACCCCACCCCTATGCCAACATCCACCGTGCCGCCCACCGCCACGGCCACGCCCACCGGGGTGCCGCCCACCGCCACGCCTGCGCCCACAACTGTGCCTGGGCCGGTGGACTTTGGCCCCAACGTGACGGTGTTCGACCCCAGCATGTCCAGCGCCGACATCCAGGCCAAGCTGAACGCTGTGTTCGCCGTGCAGGAGAGCAACCAGTTCGGCTCCGAGCGCAATGCGCTGCTGTTCAAGCCCGGCAGCTACAGCGTGGATGCCAACATTGGCTTCAATACCCAGATCGCCGGGCTGGGCTTCTCGCCCGACGACGTGACAATCAACGGCTACGTGCGCGCCGAGGCCGACTGGTTCGGCGACAACGGCACCCAGAACTTCTGGCGCTTCGCCGAGAACATGGCCGTGAACCCGCCCGACGGCAACAACCGCTGGGCCGTGTCGCAGGCCGCGCCCTTCCGCCGCATGCACGTGCGCGGCCAGCTGCAGCTCGACCCGCGCAACCACGGCTGGTCCAGCGGCGGATTCATCGCCGACAGCAAGATCGAGGGCCAGGTCTTCTCCGGCTCGCAGCAGCAGTACTTCACCCGCAGCTCGCAGATCGGCAGCTGGTCGAACGGCGTGTGGAACATGGTGTTCGTGGGCGTCAGCGGCGCTCCGGCCCAGAGCTTCCCCGAACCGCCCTACACCGTGATCGGCCAGGTGCCGGTCATCCGCGAGAAGCCCTTCCTCTACATCAACGCGGCGGGCAGCTACCAGGTGTTCGTGCCCGCGCTGCGCACCAACACCAGCGGCAACACCTGGGATGGCAAGACCCCGGCGGGCAGCTCGCTGCCGATCAGCCAGTTCTACATCGTCAAGCCCGGCGCGACCGCCGCCGACATCAACGCAGCGCTGGCCCAGGGCAAGGATCTGCTGGTCACCCCCGGCGTCTACCACCTGAACCAGAGCATCAACGTCACCCGCGCCAACACGGTGGTGCTGGGCCTCGGCCTTGCCACCTTCATCCCCGACGGGGGGGTGGTGGCCATGCGGGTGGCCGATGTGGATGGCGTGAAGATCGCCGGCATCCTGTTCGACGCGGGCACCACCAACTCGCCCATCCTGCTGGAGGTCGGCCCCAGCGGCTCGACGGCCAGCCACGCCGCCAACCCCACCTCGCTGCACGACGTGTTCGCCCGCATCGGCGGCGCGGTGGCGGGCAAGGCCACGGTGAGCGTGGTGGTGAACAGCAGCGACGTGATCATCGACCACACATGGCTGTGGCGCGGCGACCACGGCAGCGGCATCGGCTGGAACACCAACACCGCCGACAACGGCCTAGTGGTGAACGGTAGCAACGTCACGGCCTACGGCCTGTTTGTCGAGCACTACCAGAAGTACAACGTGGTGTGGAACGGCAACGGCGGGCGCACCTACTTCTTCCAGAACGAGCTGCCCTACGACCCGCCGAACCAGGCCAGCTGGATGAACGGCTCGACGCGCGGCTACGCGGCCTACAAGGTCGCCGACAGCGTCACCACCCACGAGGCCTGGGGCCTGGGCAGCTACTGCTACTTCAATGTCGACCCCAGCATCGTGGCCGAGCGCGGATTCGAGGTGCCCAACACCCCCGGCGTGAGGTTCCACGACCTGCTCACCGTCTCGCTGGGCGGCAATGGCACCATCGCCCACGTTATCAACTCCACCGGCGACGCCGCGCAGGGCACGGCCACCGTGCCGGTGAAGATCGTCAGCTACCCCTAG
- a CDS encoding S8 family peptidase: MRRVISMKRPLQLFAAIALVAFQMGFGTSAEAASTLVPVAKAAEGKAVAGRYIITLKAGQKPANVVRNRGLTTRYVFDKAVNGFVADLSAEQLSRLQRFSEVLAIEEDQVVTLDTTQTIGSSDSWGLDRIDQKNLPLSGSYTYNATGAGVNAYVIDTGIYISHAEFEGRASVAYDALGGNGIDCQGHGTHVAGTIGSKTYGVAKKVSLYAVRVLNCSGSGTNSGVIAGINWVAKNHKPNAVANMSLGGAYSSAVNSAIATLTGSGVFVAVAAGNETTLACNKSPASAPSAFTVAASDKTDKIASFSNYGSCVDAYAPGVNIKSTWLSGGTNTISGTSMASPHVAGLGALYKATYGDASAATVSSWIISNSTTGVIINNPSGTPNRLIYTAGL; encoded by the coding sequence ATGAGGAGAGTCATTTCCATGAAGCGTCCACTTCAGCTGTTCGCTGCGATCGCGCTGGTCGCCTTCCAGATGGGTTTTGGCACCTCGGCGGAGGCAGCCTCGACGCTTGTTCCGGTGGCGAAGGCCGCCGAGGGCAAGGCCGTCGCAGGCCGCTACATCATCACCCTGAAGGCGGGCCAGAAGCCTGCGAACGTGGTTCGCAACCGCGGTCTGACCACGCGCTATGTGTTTGACAAGGCCGTCAACGGCTTTGTGGCCGACCTGAGCGCCGAACAGCTTAGCCGCCTGCAGCGCTTTAGCGAAGTCCTCGCGATCGAGGAAGACCAGGTTGTCACGCTCGACACCACACAGACAATCGGCAGCAGCGACTCGTGGGGTCTGGATCGGATCGACCAGAAGAACCTGCCGCTGTCGGGCAGCTACACCTACAACGCCACGGGCGCTGGCGTGAACGCCTACGTGATCGACACCGGCATCTACATCTCGCACGCCGAGTTCGAGGGCCGCGCCTCGGTGGCCTACGACGCGCTGGGCGGCAATGGCATCGACTGCCAGGGCCACGGCACCCACGTGGCGGGCACGATCGGCAGCAAGACCTACGGCGTGGCCAAGAAGGTCAGCCTGTACGCCGTGCGCGTGCTGAACTGCAGCGGCTCGGGCACCAACTCGGGCGTGATCGCGGGCATCAACTGGGTGGCCAAGAACCACAAGCCCAACGCGGTGGCCAACATGTCGCTGGGCGGCGCGTACTCGTCGGCGGTGAACAGCGCGATCGCGACGCTGACTGGCTCGGGCGTGTTCGTGGCGGTGGCCGCGGGCAACGAGACCACGCTGGCCTGCAACAAGTCGCCGGCCAGCGCGCCCAGCGCCTTCACCGTGGCCGCGTCGGACAAGACCGACAAGATCGCATCGTTCAGCAACTACGGCAGCTGCGTCGACGCCTACGCCCCTGGCGTGAACATCAAGTCGACATGGCTGAGCGGCGGCACCAACACCATCAGCGGCACCTCGATGGCCTCGCCGCACGTGGCTGGCCTGGGCGCCCTGTACAAGGCCACCTACGGCGACGCCTCGGCTGCGACGGTCTCAAGCTGGATCATCAGCAACTCGACCACGGGCGTGATCATCAACAACCCCAGCGGCACGCCCAACCGGCTGATCTACACCGCCGGCCTGTAA
- a CDS encoding RHS repeat-associated core domain-containing protein, whose product MGSVRLTTSDTGAALSSIDYDPWGAVERGVVARFGFTGELQQGSSVHLRARWYNTASGSFISRDSWGGDPSRSQTLNPYSYVGNSPINLTDAAGQCYPPVEFLRSAEPLNCSNVDQAVGIINNPSIGLQEKALAFAYLDAFWGSHAALIAGLALTGYGLADMTLWGFYEAGSTYLASHALIAEAAKTTAGVAAVAGITYTGYQAYQGDVDARTMLANPGVYGTATLWNDVGETVRGAFAGLPRPPLASPNGESNAARGFPPARQPTTPLGKQAMQVIQDDPDVNCWNNILRALGHHDADSMQIVEQFERIGYRRHFGNPKPDDIALFVKVVDGEALVYHAAIVDESILGEPSFMSYNLAATKEPYKLPEDPGVYTLSELFRINKGLPINDIWYFSK is encoded by the coding sequence CTGGGCAGCGTGCGCCTGACCACGAGCGACACCGGCGCGGCGCTGAGCAGCATTGACTACGACCCGTGGGGCGCGGTGGAGCGCGGCGTGGTCGCCCGCTTCGGCTTCACGGGCGAGCTCCAGCAGGGCAGCAGCGTGCACCTGCGCGCGCGGTGGTACAATACCGCCAGCGGCAGCTTCATAAGCAGGGATAGTTGGGGAGGAGATCCAAGCCGATCTCAAACACTCAATCCATACAGCTATGTTGGTAATAGCCCCATAAACCTGACGGATGCCGCTGGACAGTGCTATCCACCGGTTGAGTTTCTTCGTTCTGCTGAGCCACTCAACTGCTCTAATGTTGACCAAGCTGTTGGTATTATCAATAATCCGAGTATTGGATTGCAGGAAAAGGCTCTTGCCTTTGCGTACCTTGACGCATTCTGGGGCAGTCATGCAGCATTGATTGCTGGACTTGCATTGACTGGCTATGGCCTTGCTGATATGACTCTTTGGGGGTTCTATGAAGCAGGTTCAACCTATCTTGCCTCCCATGCACTCATAGCAGAAGCAGCAAAAACGACTGCTGGAGTAGCGGCGGTGGCTGGTATCACATATACAGGATATCAGGCATACCAAGGAGATGTTGATGCGCGAACAATGCTTGCCAACCCAGGTGTTTATGGCACTGCGACCTTATGGAATGATGTCGGAGAAACTGTCCGTGGCGCTTTCGCTGGGTTGCCCCGTCCTCCTCTGGCGTCGCCAAACGGTGAAAGCAATGCTGCGCGGGGATTTCCTCCTGCAAGACAACCAACAACACCTTTAGGTAAGCAAGCCATGCAAGTTATTCAAGATGATCCCGATGTCAATTGTTGGAATAATATTTTGAGAGCGCTCGGTCATCATGATGCGGACAGTATGCAAATAGTCGAGCAATTTGAACGTATAGGATATCGAAGGCATTTTGGGAATCCAAAGCCTGACGACATTGCACTATTTGTTAAGGTGGTTGATGGAGAAGCTCTCGTATATCATGCGGCGATCGTAGATGAAAGTATTTTAGGGGAACCTTCTTTCATGTCATATAATCTCGCAGCGACGAAAGAACCATACAAATTACCTGAAGATCCAGGAGTTTACACGCTTTCTGAGCTTTTTCGAATAAATAAAGGTCTACCAATAAATGACATATGGTATTTCTCTAAATAG
- a CDS encoding alpha/beta hydrolase, whose translation MASAWLRLLAVVVRTCGRDSAMVKGTTMSVQIVQTPSGPMEYEVDGSGPAVLVLKGGHCTRATRLGHERLASAGFTVVMPSRPGYDATPASVGRTAQAAADALAGLLGQLGIATTAVIGISAAGPTALALALRHPQLVSHVVLESAVSLPWDAATQRMAAIPFGRLERLTWGLLHAGLRRWPLPVMRMMLGGLTTLDAGDVLARMGPEERAFVHGMIASMRSGRGFMCDVRHRVDGLGGLVCPVLAMYTPHDGSVPPAHAQRVAREAPRATLYEVQADTHLIWAGPQSQAVWARRLAFLRGEAWPG comes from the coding sequence ATGGCTTCTGCATGGCTGCGACTCTTGGCGGTGGTCGTGCGTACATGCGGGCGAGATTCTGCGATGGTGAAAGGGACGACGATGAGCGTGCAGATCGTGCAGACCCCTAGCGGGCCGATGGAGTACGAGGTGGATGGCAGCGGTCCGGCGGTGCTGGTGCTGAAGGGCGGGCACTGCACCCGGGCAACTAGGCTCGGCCACGAGCGGCTGGCCTCCGCCGGGTTCACGGTGGTCATGCCCTCGCGGCCTGGGTACGATGCCACGCCCGCCTCGGTGGGGCGCACCGCCCAGGCCGCCGCCGACGCGCTTGCGGGGCTGCTGGGGCAGCTTGGAATCGCTACCACGGCGGTGATCGGCATCTCGGCGGCGGGGCCGACCGCGCTAGCGCTGGCGCTGCGCCACCCCCAGCTGGTCTCGCACGTGGTGCTGGAGTCGGCGGTGAGCCTGCCGTGGGATGCGGCGACGCAGCGGATGGCGGCCATACCCTTTGGTCGGCTAGAGCGGCTCACGTGGGGGCTGCTGCATGCGGGGCTGCGCCGCTGGCCGCTGCCGGTGATGCGTATGATGCTGGGCGGGCTGACAACGCTGGATGCGGGGGATGTGCTGGCCCGCATGGGGCCGGAAGAGCGGGCCTTTGTGCACGGCATGATTGCCAGCATGCGCTCGGGGCGGGGCTTCATGTGCGATGTGCGGCATCGGGTGGATGGCCTGGGGGGGCTGGTGTGCCCAGTGCTGGCCATGTATACCCCGCACGATGGGAGCGTGCCGCCCGCCCACGCGCAGCGGGTGGCACGCGAGGCCCCGCGCGCCACGCTCTACGAGGTGCAGGCCGACACCCACCTGATCTGGGCGGGGCCGCAGAGCCAGGCGGTGTGGGCGCGGCGGCTGGCGTTCTTGCGCGGGGAGGCATGGCCGGGGTGA
- a CDS encoding LacI family transcriptional regulator: protein MDKPTTIEDIAQQAGVSVSTVSRVLNGSTRVSASKRALVLAVIERLQYRPSAVAQGLARGRSMTVGVLVQNITSSFFGLMLWGCEEALEQHAYRPMFASTHWRENSSSDEQHALDLLLSRRVDGLIILGGRIGQSQLQPIVEQLPVIVVGRQVPGFESSCLTVDNHEGAYRATRYLIGLGHTRIAHITGTPTHGDAIERVQGYRRALEESSIPLDPELIVEGQFTEDSGRSAVEQLLGRGAHFTALFASNDQMAYGAMLTLFTHGFHIPDDISVVGFDDQLHSAYTLPPLTTVRVPITEIGRAAAHTLIRRIEGEDAALPQFHTELTIRASARRLRTDVTH from the coding sequence ATGGACAAACCAACCACCATCGAGGACATCGCCCAGCAGGCCGGTGTCTCGGTGAGCACTGTCTCGCGGGTGCTCAACGGCAGCACCCGCGTCTCGGCCAGCAAGCGCGCCCTGGTGCTTGCCGTGATCGAGCGGCTGCAGTATCGCCCCAGCGCCGTGGCGCAGGGCCTCGCGCGCGGGCGCTCGATGACGGTGGGCGTGCTGGTGCAGAACATCACTAGCTCCTTCTTCGGCCTGATGCTCTGGGGCTGCGAGGAGGCGCTAGAGCAGCACGCCTACCGCCCCATGTTCGCCAGCACCCACTGGCGCGAGAACAGCAGCAGCGACGAGCAGCACGCGCTCGACCTGCTGCTCTCGCGCCGGGTGGATGGCCTGATCATCCTGGGCGGGCGGATCGGCCAGAGCCAGCTGCAGCCGATCGTCGAGCAGCTGCCCGTGATCGTGGTGGGGCGGCAGGTGCCGGGCTTCGAGTCCAGCTGCCTCACGGTGGACAACCACGAGGGGGCCTACCGCGCCACCCGCTACCTGATCGGCCTTGGCCACACCCGCATCGCCCACATCACCGGCACGCCCACCCACGGCGACGCCATCGAGCGCGTCCAGGGCTACCGCCGCGCCCTTGAGGAGTCCAGCATCCCGCTCGACCCCGAGCTAATCGTCGAGGGCCAGTTCACCGAGGACTCTGGCCGCAGCGCCGTCGAGCAGCTGCTGGGGCGCGGGGCGCACTTCACCGCCCTGTTCGCATCCAACGACCAGATGGCCTACGGCGCGATGCTCACGCTCTTCACCCACGGCTTCCACATCCCCGACGACATCTCGGTGGTGGGCTTCGACGACCAGCTGCACTCGGCCTACACGCTGCCCCCGCTCACCACCGTGCGCGTGCCGATCACCGAGATCGGCAGGGCGGCGGCGCACACGCTCATCCGCCGCATCGAGGGCGAGGATGCGGCGCTGCCCCAGTTCCACACCGAGCTGACCATCCGCGCCTCGGCCCGCAGGCTGCGCACTGATGTGACGCACTAG